The following proteins are co-located in the Rippkaea orientalis PCC 8801 genome:
- a CDS encoding MinD/ParA family ATP-binding protein, with amino-acid sequence MTNIVSIHSYRGGTGKSNTTANIATTMAMLGKRVAMVDTDIQSPGIHVLFELDESKIKKTLNDYLWHEGCKAQEISYDVSYILEDVPDEMKTPGGEIFLIPSSMKSEDIATILSEGYDVERLQEGFYEISESLELDYLFVDTHPGMNEETLLSIGLSETLVIILRPDQQDYLGTAVMVEVAKELEVPQMLLVINKALPDFDFGVLKDKVTETYNIPVAGVMPLSTDMLRLGSQGLFCLKFPDHTLSKEFRNIVSHIN; translated from the coding sequence ATGACCAACATTGTCTCTATTCATTCCTACCGTGGTGGAACGGGAAAATCGAATACAACCGCCAACATTGCTACAACCATGGCTATGTTAGGCAAGCGAGTGGCGATGGTCGATACAGACATCCAATCTCCGGGTATTCATGTCCTATTTGAGCTCGATGAAAGCAAAATCAAGAAAACTCTCAATGACTATTTGTGGCATGAAGGTTGTAAAGCACAAGAGATTTCCTATGATGTCAGCTATATCCTTGAGGATGTTCCCGACGAGATGAAAACTCCAGGGGGTGAAATTTTCCTGATTCCCTCAAGTATGAAAAGTGAAGACATCGCCACCATTCTCAGTGAAGGTTACGATGTAGAACGACTACAAGAAGGATTCTATGAAATTAGCGAATCCCTAGAACTGGATTATCTCTTTGTAGACACCCACCCAGGGATGAACGAAGAAACCCTACTTTCTATTGGACTCTCAGAAACCCTAGTGATCATCCTGCGACCTGACCAACAGGATTATCTCGGAACCGCCGTTATGGTAGAAGTGGCCAAAGAATTGGAAGTCCCTCAGATGTTGCTAGTGATCAACAAAGCCTTACCCGACTTTGATTTTGGGGTTCTCAAAGATAAGGTAACAGAAACCTATAATATTCCCGTAGCGGGTGTTATGCCCCTCTCAACCGATATGCTACGCCTAGGAAGTCAAGGATTGTTTTGCTTAAAATTCCCCGATCATACCCTAAGTAAAGAATTCCGCAACATCGTTAGCCACATCAACTAA
- a CDS encoding AsnC family transcriptional regulator, with amino-acid sequence MTKFYENQESESSGLSFSDLQQLGEEEKSLINWLRRSGKKSLPEIAEKLSKDENSALALITPLVDQGFIKEVPGNPDGYQVKQPQRRKQTAIGLIGKKKSKPPEDSATDDAAEDQ; translated from the coding sequence ATGACAAAATTTTACGAAAATCAGGAATCTGAGTCCTCTGGATTAAGCTTTAGCGATCTTCAACAACTAGGCGAAGAGGAAAAGAGTTTAATCAATTGGCTAAGACGGTCGGGGAAAAAGAGTTTACCCGAAATTGCCGAAAAACTGTCCAAAGATGAAAACTCTGCCCTAGCCTTGATTACCCCCTTAGTTGACCAAGGCTTTATTAAAGAAGTCCCTGGAAATCCCGATGGCTATCAAGTCAAGCAACCCCAAAGACGCAAACAAACAGCGATTGGGTTAATTGGCAAGAAAAAGTCAAAACCGCCCGAAGACTCTGCAACAGACGATGCAGCAGAAGACCAATAA
- a CDS encoding 4Fe-4S binding protein yields the protein MLAKIPEKQMHIVRSILAGGWLLLICSLFYDPISPWLTYPDSTWSPFRLNPNACIQVQGQCLPQEPYPMGASLFWGLIVPTGVFVLLVFGHEFWRRICPLSFFSQLARRLGKQRQRKRVNAETGQVRYELVKIKHDSWLGQNYIKVQMGLLYVGVCGRILFYDSMRPVLGSFLLFSIGAAILVGYLYGGKSWCQYFCPMAPVQEFYSEPRGLLNSIAHEGQSGVITQSMCRQINEDGTESSACVACHSPCVDIDAERAYWDRMKRPDYKLLYYSYAGLVVGFFSYYYLYSGNWNYLLSGAWTRHENQLNLLFTPGFYFFGTPIPIPRLVAAPLTIAVSMAVAYYIGRYLEKFYITYQRRRSPNIAPLQLQHEIFTLTTFWVFNFFFIFAGRSYISKLPIQLQYLFNITVVVVSTLWLYRTWGRTNDRYSRESLAGRLRQQLTRLQVDVSRFLEGRSLESLNSDEVYVLAKILPGFTGDKRLEAYKGILRDSLEEGYVNSSSSLEVLRQMREELGVSEQEHLTILTELGVEDPDLFDPNQQRSRENQLRMQSLRSRIRGMVGGGKRRRGAQGLAKDLFKVVKKEKSIGDVIEKEGTVRSLSQQYGLTLEEEAQILADLDEDSQILRRGNILLEQLNNLREQELALLNPPSSLHSPHLRTGLQILRSTVAQKQRVIAKGVLSILEELETGTEATRFALALASLTHHVLPELLENGDPLWEDRLDGTIFSRMEEQLKQTDDQSTQVEDTVMVGYLEALFTEPDSLTKAVSLYLLAKVNQERAQQQARQLLESQLMLNTLLKETAQQILQTSEEKESITPLEKLLYLSSYELLMGLKAESLMNLAYQVSLKEYERSQVILEQGEISKDLFLLLRGKLEAKHRLEDGEVETEEVVPVVPLNELEVLGRMETDSTYTVTSAKASLLAIEVAMFDSLLSQDTAFSRQVIEQESRRLQQLSS from the coding sequence ATGTTGGCTAAAATTCCCGAAAAGCAGATGCACATCGTCCGGTCTATCCTAGCCGGGGGTTGGCTGCTCCTAATCTGTTCCCTATTCTACGATCCCATTTCCCCTTGGTTAACCTACCCCGATAGCACTTGGAGTCCTTTTCGGTTAAACCCCAACGCTTGTATCCAAGTCCAAGGCCAATGTCTTCCCCAAGAACCCTATCCCATGGGGGCTTCCCTCTTTTGGGGGTTAATTGTTCCTACAGGGGTCTTTGTCCTGTTAGTCTTTGGCCATGAATTTTGGCGGCGCATCTGTCCCTTGAGTTTTTTCTCCCAACTCGCCCGCCGCTTGGGGAAACAACGACAACGTAAACGGGTCAATGCCGAAACAGGTCAGGTTCGCTATGAGTTAGTCAAAATCAAACATGATTCCTGGTTAGGCCAGAACTACATTAAAGTCCAAATGGGCTTATTGTACGTTGGAGTCTGTGGCCGTATCCTTTTCTACGACTCGATGCGACCGGTTTTAGGAAGTTTTTTGCTGTTTAGCATTGGTGCAGCTATTCTAGTGGGCTACCTCTACGGGGGAAAATCTTGGTGTCAGTATTTCTGTCCTATGGCTCCGGTGCAGGAATTTTATAGCGAACCGAGAGGGTTACTCAACAGTATCGCCCATGAAGGTCAAAGTGGTGTCATTACTCAATCGATGTGCCGTCAAATCAACGAAGATGGCACAGAATCGAGTGCTTGCGTGGCCTGCCATAGTCCCTGTGTCGATATTGATGCCGAAAGAGCCTATTGGGATCGCATGAAACGCCCCGATTATAAATTGCTCTACTATAGCTATGCGGGGTTAGTGGTGGGCTTTTTCTCCTACTATTACCTCTATTCGGGCAATTGGAATTACCTCCTATCAGGAGCCTGGACTCGTCACGAAAATCAATTAAATCTCCTGTTTACCCCAGGATTTTATTTTTTTGGAACTCCTATCCCTATTCCTCGGTTAGTGGCTGCTCCCCTAACCATTGCCGTCTCTATGGCGGTTGCTTATTATATCGGACGCTATCTCGAAAAATTCTACATCACCTATCAACGGCGACGGAGTCCGAATATAGCCCCCCTACAGCTACAACACGAAATTTTCACCCTGACGACCTTTTGGGTGTTCAATTTCTTCTTTATCTTCGCTGGACGCTCCTATATTTCTAAGTTACCCATCCAGCTACAATACCTCTTCAATATAACCGTGGTGGTGGTCAGTACCCTCTGGTTATATCGGACTTGGGGACGAACTAATGATCGCTATTCCCGTGAAAGTTTGGCAGGTCGTTTACGTCAACAATTAACCCGTCTACAGGTGGATGTCTCCCGTTTCTTGGAAGGCCGTTCCCTGGAATCCTTAAACTCGGATGAGGTGTATGTTTTAGCCAAGATTCTCCCCGGATTTACAGGAGATAAGCGTCTAGAAGCCTATAAAGGGATTTTACGCGATTCCTTGGAAGAAGGCTACGTCAACAGTTCCAGTAGCTTAGAAGTGTTGCGTCAGATGCGCGAAGAATTGGGGGTCAGTGAACAGGAACACTTGACCATTTTGACCGAATTAGGCGTAGAAGACCCGGATTTATTCGATCCGAACCAACAACGGAGCCGAGAAAATCAACTACGGATGCAAAGCTTACGCTCTCGCATTCGAGGAATGGTCGGGGGTGGAAAACGCCGACGGGGAGCCCAAGGGTTAGCCAAAGACCTGTTTAAAGTGGTTAAGAAGGAGAAATCCATCGGGGATGTTATTGAAAAAGAAGGAACGGTGCGATCGCTGTCCCAACAATACGGGTTAACCCTCGAAGAAGAAGCCCAAATTCTGGCGGATTTAGACGAAGACTCTCAAATCCTCCGTCGGGGTAATATTCTCCTTGAACAACTCAACAACCTACGGGAACAAGAATTAGCTCTCCTAAACCCCCCGTCGAGTTTGCACTCTCCCCACCTACGGACGGGATTACAAATTTTACGGTCTACTGTCGCTCAAAAGCAGCGCGTCATTGCTAAAGGGGTACTCAGTATTCTTGAAGAATTGGAGACGGGAACCGAAGCAACTCGCTTTGCCTTAGCTTTGGCTAGTTTAACCCACCATGTTTTACCTGAATTATTGGAAAATGGTGATCCGTTGTGGGAAGATCGCCTTGATGGGACGATTTTCTCCCGCATGGAAGAACAACTCAAGCAAACCGATGATCAATCGACTCAGGTTGAGGATACGGTGATGGTAGGCTATTTGGAGGCGTTATTTACCGAACCCGATTCGTTAACTAAAGCAGTTAGTCTGTATCTCTTAGCCAAAGTCAACCAGGAACGGGCACAACAACAAGCGCGTCAATTATTAGAGAGTCAGTTGATGTTAAATACCCTCTTAAAAGAAACCGCACAACAGATTCTGCAAACGTCTGAGGAGAAAGAGTCTATTACCCCCCTCGAAAAACTCTTGTATCTGTCGAGTTACGAGTTATTAATGGGGTTAAAAGCGGAAAGCTTGATGAATTTAGCCTATCAAGTTTCCTTGAAGGAATACGAGCGATCGCAGGTTATCTTAGAACAAGGAGAAATCTCTAAAGACCTCTTTTTGTTACTACGCGGCAAGTTAGAAGCGAAGCATCGCTTAGAAGATGGGGAGGTCGAGACAGAGGAAGTCGTCCCGGTGGTTCCTTTAAATGAGTTAGAAGTCTTAGGAAGAATGGAAACCGACTCTACCTATACTGTAACCTCTGCTAAAGCGTCTCTGTTGGCGATCGAAGTAGCCATGTTTGACTCGCTTCTATCTCAAGATACTGCTTTCTCTCGTCAAGTGATCGAGCAAGAAAGCCGTCGCTTACAACAGTTAAGCAGCTAA